In Solobacterium moorei, a single genomic region encodes these proteins:
- a CDS encoding ribonucleotide-diphosphate reductase subunit beta, producing MQTDQINRKPLFNPEGDIDVRNRRLINFNTTNINDFNNMKYNWVSDWYRQAMNNFWVPEEINLNQDKSDYPRLSLAEKTAYDKILSFLVYLDSLQSANLPNISQYITANEVNLCLSIQTFQECIHSQSYSYMLDSICSPEQRNDILYQWKTDEHLLKRNEFIGELYNEFVAKQDKQSFLRVCIANFILEGVYFYSGFMFFYNLARNGKMPGSVQEIRYINRDESTHLWLFRNILVELQKEEPELFTPENIQMIREMMNTGVEQEIAWGHYVIGDEIPGLNKQMVTDYIKYLGNTRFAALGFGNLYEEYAEEPESMKWVKQYSDANMVKTDFFEARPSAYAKSGAIEDDL from the coding sequence ATTAATCGTAAACCGTTATTTAACCCTGAGGGAGATATTGATGTACGTAATCGTCGTCTTATCAACTTCAACACAACAAATATCAATGACTTCAATAATATGAAGTATAACTGGGTATCCGATTGGTACCGTCAAGCAATGAATAACTTCTGGGTTCCAGAAGAAATTAACTTGAATCAAGACAAGTCAGACTATCCACGTCTTAGCTTGGCTGAAAAGACAGCGTACGATAAGATTTTGAGCTTCTTAGTTTATTTAGATTCTCTACAATCTGCTAACTTACCAAACATTTCTCAGTACATTACTGCAAATGAAGTGAACTTATGCTTGTCTATCCAGACATTCCAAGAGTGCATTCACTCACAGTCTTACAGCTACATGCTAGACTCCATCTGTTCTCCAGAACAGAGAAATGATATCCTCTATCAGTGGAAGACAGATGAGCACCTATTAAAGAGAAATGAATTTATTGGCGAACTCTATAATGAGTTCGTTGCCAAGCAAGATAAACAATCTTTCTTGAGAGTATGTATTGCAAACTTTATCCTAGAGGGTGTTTACTTCTACTCTGGATTTATGTTCTTCTACAATCTTGCAAGAAATGGTAAGATGCCAGGAAGTGTACAGGAAATTCGTTACATCAATCGTGATGAATCAACACACTTATGGTTATTCCGTAACATCTTAGTAGAGTTACAGAAGGAAGAACCGGAGTTATTTACACCAGAAAATATTCAGATGATTCGCGAAATGATGAATACTGGTGTTGAACAAGAAATTGCATGGGGACACTATGTAATTGGTGATGAAATTCCAGGCTTAAATAAGCAGATGGTTACAGACTATATCAAGTATCTAGGGAACACACGTTTTGCGGCACTAGGCTTTGGTAATCTGTATGAAGAGTATGCAGAAGAGCCTGAATCCATGAAGTGGGTAAAACAATACTCAGACGCAAACATGGTGAAGACGGATTTCTTTGAAGCTAGACCTTCTGCATATGCCAAGAGTGGTGCAATTGAAGATGACCTATAA
- the tnpA gene encoding IS200/IS605 family transposase — translation MATKPNDDSSLSHTRWNCKYHIVFIPKYRRKAIYGKLRADIGGILRQLCAYKDVEMIEAHAMRDHIHMLVKIPPKIAVSSFMGYLKGKSSLMIFEKHANLKYKYGNRNFWAKGYYASTVGLNTKVVEEYIRNQEKEDMIQDNLSKKEYVDPFKG, via the coding sequence ATGGCAACAAAGCCAAATGACGATTCAAGTCTATCACATACGAGATGGAACTGTAAGTATCATATTGTGTTCATACCAAAGTATAGAAGAAAGGCAATTTACGGAAAATTAAGAGCAGATATAGGAGGGATATTGAGACAGTTGTGTGCATATAAAGATGTAGAAATGATAGAAGCACATGCAATGAGAGATCATATACATATGTTGGTAAAGATACCACCGAAGATAGCAGTATCAAGTTTCATGGGATACTTGAAAGGCAAATCATCGTTGATGATATTTGAGAAACATGCAAATTTAAAATATAAATATGGCAATCGAAACTTTTGGGCGAAGGGTTACTATGCAAGTACGGTAGGACTGAATACGAAGGTAGTAGAAGAATATATCCGAAATCAAGAAAAAGAAGATATGATACAGGATAATCTAAGTAAAAAAGAATATGTAGACCCTTTTAAAGGGTAG
- the cdaA gene encoding diadenylate cyclase CdaA translates to MSTYNLSSLWDKFLTFSTTVIDIVVIWMIILAALRIVRGKSSTMQIFKGIIFVIIVDVLAKVMNLKTLQFLTNMFINWGFLAVIIIFQPEIRTILERLGKSSFFSRMSSLSGNEKEKLVDNIVTAVRLLSADQTGALISIEKSHPLDDFIATGTRLNSDVTAELLTSIFVTSTPLHDGAVIIQGDKIACASAYFPPTTADIPSRYGSRHRAAIGISEITDAITIVVSEETGNVSIAEGGKLTTVNEQQLRKYLTHIIVGQTEENGENNDDETIIEADVHELQTKMDDTPAANEETILEAGKITAEEVIPAEQNDTTVSSSKHALQDVHEAADAAAKAASIKLPHKKKRPTPSYPKHNKSNYKQSDTSDRKQGGER, encoded by the coding sequence ATGTCAACCTATAACCTATCATCATTGTGGGACAAGTTCTTAACTTTCAGTACGACAGTTATCGATATAGTAGTAATTTGGATGATTATCTTGGCTGCTTTACGTATTGTTCGTGGTAAGAGCAGTACCATGCAGATATTTAAAGGTATTATCTTTGTCATTATCGTAGATGTACTTGCAAAGGTCATGAATCTAAAGACTTTGCAGTTTTTAACAAACATGTTTATTAACTGGGGATTCTTAGCAGTTATTATTATCTTCCAACCAGAAATCCGTACGATTTTGGAAAGACTTGGTAAGAGCAGCTTCTTCTCTAGAATGAGTTCACTCAGTGGTAATGAAAAGGAAAAGTTAGTAGACAATATTGTGACTGCGGTACGCTTACTAAGTGCTGATCAAACGGGTGCGTTGATTTCCATTGAAAAGTCCCATCCTTTGGACGATTTTATTGCGACTGGTACACGCTTGAATTCAGATGTTACGGCAGAGCTTTTAACTTCAATCTTTGTAACCTCAACGCCACTACATGATGGGGCTGTCATTATTCAGGGTGATAAGATTGCTTGTGCAAGTGCATACTTCCCACCGACAACAGCAGATATTCCATCGCGCTATGGTTCAAGACACCGTGCTGCAATTGGTATTAGTGAAATTACGGATGCGATAACAATTGTAGTCTCTGAGGAAACGGGAAACGTATCCATCGCTGAAGGTGGTAAGTTAACTACTGTAAATGAGCAACAATTACGTAAGTATCTAACACACATCATTGTTGGTCAAACAGAGGAAAATGGTGAAAATAACGATGATGAAACGATCATTGAAGCAGATGTACATGAACTCCAAACAAAGATGGATGATACACCAGCTGCTAATGAAGAGACAATCCTTGAAGCAGGTAAGATTACTGCAGAAGAAGTCATTCCTGCTGAGCAAAATGATACAACTGTAAGTAGTAGTAAACATGCATTACAGGATGTACATGAAGCAGCAGATGCGGCTGCAAAGGCTGCTTCGATTAAGCTTCCGCATAAGAAGAAGCGTCCAACACCAAGTTATCCAAAGCACAACAAATCGAATTATAAACAATCAGATACCTCTGATCGTAAGCAAGGAGGTGAACGATAA
- a CDS encoding CdaR family protein, which translates to MANKKKHHMDHNKLELAKHLANQSKRISGQYDRFVQKIIHFIHYASTGIDRVLFNAKYAKVVSLILAALLYIVVNYNDITSLYQTSLKTSRTVQNVAVYVQYDTQEYEISGIPTTTDVTITGDATSVTAASTTNGKVVADLTNLSEGTHAVTLIAEGFGDSVSTIVNPSNAVVTIKKKVTQQFAISYDIIHRDKMDGIYNVGTPQFASSVVDIRASQDTLNQIAFVKALIDVSNQVTDFEQDAKLVAYDANGQIVNVDIEPQTMHVYVPVTSPNKTVPIEVKIKGTPGDNQAVASAIADKQTVTIYGTESALLDVDKITVEVDVSNLTKDTTVSQDITLPTGITSATVSTISVDVKFGAGTTKTITGVPINYKNNIHNYKATQSDNITTMDVEVFGTQDNISKISANDIYLYIDMSTAEPGLHEFEVKVEQSTTGLVKYSLKDNKLTLTILGDQNTQQKEGE; encoded by the coding sequence ATGGCAAATAAGAAAAAACACCACATGGATCATAATAAGCTTGAACTTGCAAAGCATCTTGCAAATCAATCAAAGCGTATTTCAGGCCAGTATGATCGATTTGTACAGAAAATTATCCATTTCATTCACTACGCTTCTACAGGAATTGATCGTGTATTATTCAATGCGAAATATGCAAAAGTTGTATCATTAATCTTGGCGGCACTTTTATATATTGTTGTAAACTACAACGATATTACATCGCTATATCAAACGTCACTAAAGACAAGTCGTACCGTTCAAAACGTTGCAGTATATGTACAATATGATACGCAAGAGTATGAAATTTCAGGGATTCCTACAACAACTGATGTTACAATTACGGGTGATGCGACAAGCGTTACTGCCGCAAGTACTACAAATGGTAAAGTTGTTGCGGATTTAACAAATCTAAGTGAAGGAACACATGCAGTAACATTGATTGCAGAAGGATTTGGGGATTCTGTTAGTACGATCGTTAACCCATCGAATGCTGTTGTGACAATCAAGAAGAAGGTAACGCAACAATTCGCTATCTCTTATGATATTATTCACCGTGATAAGATGGATGGCATATATAACGTAGGTACTCCTCAATTTGCGTCCTCCGTTGTGGATATACGGGCATCACAGGATACATTGAATCAGATTGCCTTTGTGAAAGCACTCATTGACGTATCTAATCAAGTTACGGACTTTGAACAAGATGCCAAGCTAGTTGCCTATGATGCCAATGGTCAAATTGTAAATGTAGATATTGAACCTCAAACCATGCATGTATATGTACCAGTTACTTCGCCAAATAAGACGGTTCCTATTGAAGTGAAGATTAAAGGTACACCTGGTGATAACCAAGCGGTTGCCTCAGCTATAGCTGATAAACAAACTGTTACAATCTATGGCACTGAAAGTGCGTTACTCGATGTTGATAAAATAACAGTAGAAGTCGATGTATCGAATCTTACAAAGGATACGACTGTATCGCAGGACATTACATTACCTACCGGTATTACATCAGCGACTGTTTCTACGATTAGTGTTGATGTGAAATTTGGTGCAGGAACAACAAAGACAATTACCGGCGTTCCAATCAACTATAAGAATAATATTCATAACTACAAAGCTACACAATCAGACAATATTACTACTATGGATGTAGAAGTGTTTGGCACACAAGATAACATCAGTAAGATCAGCGCAAATGATATTTATCTATATATCGATATGTCAACGGCGGAGCCTGGCCTGCATGAGTTTGAAGTGAAGGTAGAACAGTCAACGACAGGACTTGTAAAGTACAGTCTAAAAGACAATAAACTAACACTCACAATTTTAGGTGATCAAAATACGCAACAGAAAGAAGGAGAATAA
- the glmM gene encoding phosphoglucosamine mutase: MGRYFGTDGIRGKANEVLTAERAFQVGRYLGYYFSKQGKNKIVIGKDTRLSSDMFENALAAGITSEGCDAYLAGYCPTPMICLLTKENGFACGAMISASHNPFYDNGIKVFSNDGFKLSGDIEGLIEDYIDGKVTIPYRTDSEIGKVIAYPQGIEIYLDWIVKEYPLDLSGWKIAIDCANGSSSYTAKKALERLGAEVTAFHNEPNGININTKCGSTHPELFCEEMRKGNYTVGLTFDGDADRQIMVRPDGELVNGDFMLYIVGKYLRDQNKLTNNTIVTTVMANLGLYKAMEREGIRVEKTQVGDKYVSEVMFRDNYVIGGEQSGHIILKEHATTGDGLLTALSVLEVMKNTGKSIIELCDGLKIYPQLLVNVKVTDKTLVMDDKEVQKSIDEVNEELNGNGRILVRPSGTEPLLRVMAEAETDKICERLVGKVADIIRRKYGA; encoded by the coding sequence ATGGGACGATATTTTGGCACGGATGGAATCCGTGGAAAAGCAAATGAAGTATTAACAGCAGAGAGGGCCTTCCAGGTTGGAAGATACCTGGGATACTATTTCAGTAAACAAGGAAAGAATAAAATCGTTATCGGCAAGGACACAAGACTATCTAGCGATATGTTTGAAAATGCATTAGCAGCTGGTATTACATCCGAAGGTTGTGATGCATATCTAGCAGGATACTGTCCAACACCAATGATTTGCCTTTTAACAAAGGAGAATGGATTTGCGTGTGGTGCGATGATTTCTGCCAGTCATAATCCTTTCTACGATAATGGTATTAAAGTATTCTCAAATGATGGCTTCAAGTTATCCGGTGATATTGAAGGCCTAATTGAAGACTATATTGATGGCAAAGTTACAATTCCATATCGCACAGATAGTGAAATTGGTAAGGTTATCGCTTACCCACAAGGGATTGAAATTTACTTAGATTGGATTGTAAAAGAATATCCATTAGATTTAAGTGGATGGAAGATTGCGATTGATTGTGCAAATGGGTCTTCTTCCTATACTGCTAAGAAGGCTCTTGAACGGTTAGGTGCTGAAGTAACAGCGTTCCACAATGAGCCAAATGGTATTAACATCAACACAAAGTGTGGTTCTACACATCCTGAGCTATTCTGTGAAGAGATGAGGAAGGGTAACTATACTGTTGGTTTAACGTTTGATGGTGATGCGGACCGTCAAATCATGGTTCGTCCAGATGGAGAACTTGTAAACGGTGACTTCATGTTGTATATCGTTGGTAAATACCTACGTGATCAAAATAAGTTAACAAATAATACAATTGTTACAACTGTAATGGCAAACCTCGGTTTATATAAAGCGATGGAACGCGAAGGAATCCGAGTTGAAAAGACACAGGTAGGAGATAAGTATGTCTCTGAAGTCATGTTCCGCGATAACTATGTTATCGGTGGTGAGCAGAGTGGACATATCATTTTGAAGGAACATGCCACAACGGGTGATGGTTTATTAACAGCACTTTCTGTACTTGAAGTTATGAAGAACACGGGTAAGAGTATTATTGAACTCTGTGATGGACTTAAGATTTATCCACAGTTACTAGTAAATGTTAAGGTTACAGATAAGACCCTAGTAATGGATGATAAAGAAGTTCAAAAGTCCATCGATGAAGTCAATGAAGAACTCAATGGAAATGGTCGTATTCTAGTTCGTCCTAGTGGAACAGAACCATTATTACGAGTGATGGCGGAAGCTGAGACAGATAAGATTTGTGAACGCCTAGTAGGCAAAGTTGCAGATATTATCCGTAGAAAATACGGTGCTTAA
- the glf gene encoding UDP-galactopyranose mutase, whose translation MKQYDYLVVGAGLFGAVFAQQAKEKGKKVLVIDKRPHIAGNIYTKKVEGIDVHEYGAHIFHTNDRDVWKYITQFIEFNRFTNSPVANYHGELYSLPFNMYTFNKMWGVVTPEEAINKIEEQKKAANITTATNLEEQAISLVGTDIYEKLIKGYTEKQWGRPCTELPAFIIKRLPVRLTFDNNYFNALYQGIPVGGYTKLVKNLLAGIEVRLNVDYLQAKEEYDALAEKVVYTGPIDAYFDYRLGTLEYRSVRFENELLDIPNFQGNAAVNYTDRETPWTRIIEHKWFTFGKDENGNDLAKTVISREYSSEWKQGDEPYYPVNDEKNTALYEQYKELASHETNILFGGRLGEYKYYDMDKVIASALEKSKGI comes from the coding sequence ATGAAACAATATGATTATCTAGTTGTAGGTGCTGGATTATTTGGTGCAGTATTTGCCCAACAGGCAAAAGAAAAAGGCAAGAAAGTTCTAGTCATAGATAAGCGTCCTCATATTGCTGGTAATATCTACACAAAGAAGGTAGAAGGTATTGATGTACATGAGTATGGTGCACATATTTTCCATACGAATGATAGGGATGTTTGGAAGTATATTACACAATTTATTGAATTTAATCGTTTTACGAATTCACCAGTTGCCAATTACCATGGGGAGTTATATTCTTTGCCATTTAATATGTACACATTTAATAAAATGTGGGGTGTTGTAACACCAGAAGAAGCCATCAACAAAATCGAAGAACAGAAGAAAGCCGCGAATATCACAACAGCGACGAATCTTGAAGAACAGGCAATCTCACTTGTTGGGACAGATATCTATGAGAAACTAATCAAGGGATATACGGAAAAGCAATGGGGAAGACCGTGTACTGAACTACCAGCATTTATTATCAAACGTTTACCAGTCCGTTTAACTTTTGATAATAACTATTTCAATGCACTCTATCAGGGAATCCCTGTTGGTGGTTATACAAAGCTGGTTAAAAACCTGCTTGCAGGTATTGAAGTGCGCCTCAATGTCGATTATCTTCAAGCGAAAGAAGAGTATGACGCACTTGCGGAAAAGGTAGTTTATACAGGACCAATTGATGCATATTTTGACTATCGTTTAGGTACATTGGAATATCGATCTGTTCGTTTTGAAAATGAACTCTTAGACATTCCTAATTTCCAAGGAAATGCGGCTGTGAATTATACAGACCGTGAAACACCTTGGACACGTATTATCGAGCATAAGTGGTTTACATTTGGGAAAGATGAAAATGGCAATGATTTAGCTAAGACAGTCATTAGCCGTGAATATAGTTCTGAATGGAAACAAGGCGATGAGCCATATTATCCAGTCAATGATGAAAAGAATACTGCTTTATACGAGCAATATAAGGAACTTGCCTCACATGAAACAAACATCCTTTTTGGTGGTCGTTTAGGTGAGTACAAGTACTATGATATGGATAAGGTAATTGCGTCTGCTTTAGAAAAGAGTAAGGGAATCTAA
- a CDS encoding beta-propeller fold lactonase family protein → MMSYTGYVGTYTSEKSEGIYAFKYENRKITDVHLFTKVRNPKYLAWMSDYIVAVCDFEEGSGVAVFDLSGNEIDHIVFEAFTSCYVGVKDNLIFTAHFHSGDVTLLRFENNHLELVKRTHIKEKAGCHQVIPYKDQYLVPCLFIDLIKILDKDFTVVDEISFEVGAGPRHAVFSDDEKYLYVVGELSNLLYVVDMHAKKVLNTVELLENGLSHVKDTAAIRKKGDYLYVSTRTLDVITVLHVSGKDVERIQVTSCAGKHPRDFVIVDDDIIVANRFSDSLSVLPIEHAYIQNAVSTVTIPEGVSIIMRSNENE, encoded by the coding sequence ATGATGTCATATACAGGCTATGTAGGAACATACACATCTGAAAAGAGTGAAGGTATTTACGCATTTAAATATGAAAATCGTAAGATAACAGATGTTCATTTATTTACAAAAGTACGCAATCCAAAGTATTTGGCTTGGATGAGTGACTATATCGTAGCAGTATGTGATTTTGAGGAAGGCTCTGGTGTAGCTGTATTTGATCTAAGCGGCAATGAAATCGATCACATCGTTTTTGAAGCATTTACATCCTGCTATGTTGGTGTAAAAGATAACTTAATTTTTACGGCACACTTCCACAGTGGGGATGTAACGTTATTACGGTTTGAAAATAACCACCTAGAACTGGTTAAGAGAACACACATCAAAGAGAAGGCTGGATGCCATCAGGTTATTCCATATAAGGACCAATATCTTGTGCCATGTCTCTTTATAGACCTGATAAAGATTCTAGATAAAGATTTTACGGTTGTGGATGAGATTTCATTTGAAGTAGGTGCAGGACCTAGACATGCGGTATTCTCGGATGATGAAAAATACCTATATGTAGTAGGTGAATTAAGCAATCTTCTATATGTAGTAGATATGCATGCAAAGAAGGTTTTAAATACAGTAGAACTATTAGAGAATGGTTTATCACATGTTAAGGATACAGCCGCAATACGCAAGAAAGGTGATTATCTATACGTATCAACTCGAACACTGGATGTAATTACAGTACTACATGTATCTGGTAAAGATGTTGAACGTATCCAAGTAACGTCTTGTGCTGGTAAGCATCCACGTGACTTTGTGATTGTAGATGATGATATTATCGTTGCGAATCGTTTTTCAGATTCATTAAGCGTATTACCAATTGAACATGCATACATACAAAATGCAGTATCTACAGTAACAATTCCGGAAGGTGTTTCTATTATTATGAGGAGTAATGAAAATGAGTAA
- the gndA gene encoding NADP-dependent phosphogluconate dehydrogenase: protein MSNIGVIGLGIMGKNIALNMLSHGFEVSGYNRTFKRTKVLIDENIPSFHGFEKLEDFVNSLEKPRRVFLMVPAGQPVDDVLVQLSELLEEGDIIMDGGNSYFEDTNRRHKQMAIHGLKYFGVGVSGGEEGALKGPSIMPSGDKDAYASIGKILEDISAKKDGEPCCTYIGPEGSGHYVKMVHNGIEYADMQLLAETYLILKHTAGYTNSEIADVLEQWNQGDVQSYLVDITVTVLREKDSVTEHDLVDVILDVAGNKGTGRWTSIEALRQEFNASLLTAAYQARIMSNQLALRDAYRKEITNDKKNVDIDKVHQAYKLAKTIAFAQGFDLYRDASNKYSWDLNLEQIAAIFRAGCIIQAKLLQDIMHAYDDGADDLLLYPVFKNEVLENAPALKEIIVQSIDLPLPVFTAALTYINQLTSTCLGANIIQGQRDFFGAHTYQRVDHEGFEHHRWGSYE from the coding sequence ATGAGTAATATTGGTGTAATTGGATTAGGTATCATGGGAAAGAACATTGCCTTAAATATGTTGAGCCATGGCTTTGAGGTAAGTGGATATAATCGTACTTTTAAACGTACAAAAGTATTGATTGATGAAAATATCCCTAGTTTTCATGGCTTCGAAAAACTAGAGGATTTTGTAAATTCTCTTGAAAAACCACGTCGTGTATTTTTAATGGTACCGGCTGGTCAACCGGTTGATGATGTATTAGTACAACTTTCAGAGTTATTGGAAGAAGGAGATATCATCATGGACGGTGGTAACTCTTACTTTGAAGACACAAATCGTCGCCACAAACAGATGGCTATACATGGATTAAAGTACTTTGGTGTTGGTGTATCTGGTGGTGAGGAAGGTGCTTTAAAAGGCCCAAGTATTATGCCATCTGGCGATAAAGATGCGTACGCTTCGATAGGAAAGATATTAGAAGATATCTCAGCGAAGAAAGATGGTGAACCATGTTGTACATATATCGGACCAGAAGGCAGCGGTCACTATGTAAAGATGGTACATAATGGTATTGAATATGCGGATATGCAGTTGCTTGCAGAAACGTATTTGATTCTAAAACACACAGCAGGTTATACAAACAGTGAAATTGCGGATGTGTTAGAACAGTGGAATCAAGGGGATGTACAAAGCTATCTCGTTGATATTACAGTGACTGTATTACGAGAAAAAGATTCTGTTACAGAACACGATCTCGTGGATGTGATTTTAGATGTAGCAGGAAATAAGGGTACAGGTCGTTGGACAAGTATCGAAGCACTTCGACAAGAATTTAATGCGTCTTTATTAACTGCAGCGTATCAAGCACGTATCATGTCTAATCAACTTGCATTACGTGATGCTTACCGCAAGGAAATCACAAATGATAAGAAGAATGTTGATATTGATAAGGTACATCAAGCATATAAGCTAGCAAAGACGATTGCCTTTGCACAGGGATTTGATTTATATCGTGATGCGTCTAATAAGTATAGTTGGGATTTAAATCTCGAGCAAATTGCGGCTATCTTTAGAGCTGGATGTATTATCCAAGCAAAACTACTACAGGATATCATGCATGCATATGATGATGGCGCTGATGATTTACTTCTTTATCCTGTATTCAAGAATGAAGTATTAGAAAATGCTCCGGCATTAAAAGAGATTATTGTACAATCTATTGATTTACCACTACCAGTATTTACCGCAGCACTTACATACATCAATCAATTGACTAGTACTTGTTTGGGTGCAAATATCATTCAGGGTCAACGTGATTTCTTTGGGGCACATACATATCAAAGAGTTGACCATGAAGGCTTTGAGCACCACCGGTGGGGTAGTTATGAATAA
- the zwf gene encoding glucose-6-phosphate dehydrogenase, with protein sequence MNKLTLTIFGGTGDLTYRKLLPAMYNLYIKNQLPEEFLITPIGRRDYTDTDYQGVIEPWISEFAQVKVKDEQLQAFFEHIHYFRMDFTAQSQYQLLDQYYEAHPSENHVVYYAVAPDFFEGITDGVSTMENMHEPKIVLEKPFGASLELAKFLSKKLETLFGGDHIYRIDHYLGKEMVRNILTIRDANLLFKNVWNKDNIDHVQISALEEVGVETRGNYYDHAGALKDMVQNHLLQIMSIVAVDDPTGNMNEQQLAVLKQLRSVDKLKIQDTLLLGQYDGYRQELHVDPASRTETFAGLKLFIDNERWQGVPFYIRTGKKMARREIEVKITFKRQREDVDPNVLVIKIQPTEGVYLEFNIKTPGEDSITKAQMDFCQNCNLIFKLNTPEAYERMLHACMIGDNSWFTKWEMIEYSWEYIDALKQMYSDANLPVYTYPQGSVEPKEFSQLYHKDFEQWN encoded by the coding sequence ATGAATAAGTTAACACTTACAATATTTGGTGGAACAGGAGATTTAACCTATCGTAAGCTTCTGCCTGCTATGTATAATCTGTACATCAAAAATCAACTACCTGAGGAGTTCTTAATTACTCCAATTGGAAGACGAGACTATACAGATACGGATTATCAAGGCGTTATTGAACCATGGATTAGTGAATTTGCGCAAGTAAAAGTAAAAGATGAGCAGTTACAAGCATTCTTTGAACACATTCATTACTTCCGCATGGATTTTACAGCTCAATCACAATATCAGTTATTAGATCAATACTATGAAGCACACCCATCTGAGAATCATGTCGTGTATTATGCGGTAGCACCAGATTTCTTTGAAGGAATCACCGATGGTGTTTCTACAATGGAAAATATGCATGAACCAAAGATTGTATTAGAAAAACCTTTCGGTGCAAGCTTAGAACTTGCAAAATTCCTAAGCAAGAAATTAGAGACTTTATTTGGTGGTGACCATATCTATCGTATCGACCATTATCTTGGAAAAGAGATGGTGCGTAATATTCTAACCATTCGTGATGCGAACTTATTATTTAAGAATGTATGGAATAAAGATAACATTGATCATGTCCAGATTTCAGCACTAGAAGAAGTCGGTGTTGAAACAAGAGGAAACTACTATGATCATGCTGGTGCTCTCAAAGATATGGTTCAAAACCATTTACTACAAATTATGAGTATCGTAGCAGTAGATGATCCTACCGGTAATATGAACGAGCAACAGCTTGCAGTTCTAAAACAGCTACGTTCAGTCGATAAACTGAAGATTCAGGATACATTGCTGTTGGGCCAGTACGATGGATATCGACAAGAACTACATGTTGACCCAGCATCTAGAACTGAAACATTTGCAGGATTAAAACTGTTTATTGATAATGAGCGTTGGCAAGGTGTACCATTTTATATTCGTACAGGTAAGAAAATGGCTCGTCGAGAAATTGAAGTAAAGATTACATTCAAAAGACAACGAGAAGATGTGGATCCTAATGTACTGGTTATCAAGATTCAACCAACAGAGGGAGTATATCTTGAATTTAATATCAAGACACCGGGTGAAGATAGTATTACAAAAGCACAGATGGACTTCTGTCAAAACTGTAATTTAATCTTCAAGTTAAATACACCAGAAGCGTATGAAAGAATGCTACATGCGTGCATGATTGGTGATAACTCATGGTTTACAAAATGGGAGATGATTGAATACAGTTGGGAATATATCGATGCCTTAAAGCAGATGTATTCTGACGCAAATCTTCCAGTCTATACATATCCACAAGGCAGCGTAGAACCGAAAGAATTTTCTCAGTTATATCATAAAGATTTTGAACAATGGAACTAG
- a CDS encoding DUF3781 domain-containing protein — MVKNKIENYAWRWCLVGNIVDKRFYGEEHEIKSGIKFFSPSTKVYIAPHQWGDVGDNLVVLGKPRHKKGLIECIIKREHICNWRLQKIYPSKVLNRMNCSKYHWWGNDDDWKECIENYAKDVNKFLLDNPKILKNETPEEFLLNIDNMNTTPEGLIRIKESLNSDIEDVVEYCKNKTLFSTI; from the coding sequence ATGGTAAAAAATAAAATTGAAAATTATGCTTGGAGATGGTGTTTGGTTGGGAATATAGTTGATAAAAGATTTTATGGAGAGGAACATGAAATCAAATCTGGTATCAAGTTCTTTTCGCCTAGTACAAAAGTATACATCGCTCCACACCAATGGGGAGATGTCGGGGATAATCTTGTTGTTTTAGGAAAACCTAGACATAAAAAGGGTTTGATAGAATGTATCATTAAAAGAGAACATATTTGTAATTGGAGATTACAAAAAATCTATCCATCTAAAGTTTTGAATAGGATGAATTGTTCAAAATATCATTGGTGGGGAAATGATGATGACTGGAAAGAATGTATAGAGAATTATGCAAAAGATGTAAATAAATTTCTTTTAGATAATCCTAAAATACTTAAAAATGAAACACCAGAAGAATTTTTATTAAATATAGATAATATGAATACAACACCTGAAGGACTAATTAGGATCAAAGAAAGTTTGAATTCAGACATAGAAGATGTTGTCGAGTATTGTAAAAATAAAACGCTCTTTTCAACGATTTAG